A region of Bradyrhizobium sp. SZCCHNS1050 DNA encodes the following proteins:
- the hmgA gene encoding homogentisate 1,2-dioxygenase, translating into MNVNTSPDQLNRATGQVTPGYMSGFGNSFETEALPGALPIGRNSPQRCAYGLYAEQLSGSPFTAPRGSNERSWLYRIRPSVKHSGRFAKVDAGLWRTAPCHEQEITVQQLRWDPTPLPSGDVTFLQGVQTMTTAGDAATQAGMAAHVYVITKSMVDQHFYNADGELMFVLQQGRLKLVTEFGRIDAEPGEIVVIPRGVKFRVEIPAGPARGYLCENYGGAFTLPERGPIGANCLANARDFLTPVASYEDKDTPTELYVKWGGALFKTELEHSPIDVVAWHGNYAPYKYDLRTFSPVGAIGFDHPDPSIFTVLTSPSETAGTANIDFVIFPERWMVADNTFRPPWYHMNIMSEFMGLIYGVYDAKPQGFVPGGMSLHNCMLPHGPDREAFDHASNGELKPVKLTGTMAFMFETRFPQRITKHAAESGTLQPDYADCWNGLEKRFDPNRP; encoded by the coding sequence ATGAACGTCAACACATCGCCTGACCAGCTCAACCGCGCCACCGGGCAGGTGACGCCGGGCTACATGTCCGGCTTCGGCAATTCGTTCGAGACCGAGGCGCTGCCCGGCGCGCTGCCGATCGGGCGCAACTCGCCGCAGCGCTGCGCCTACGGGCTCTATGCCGAGCAACTCTCGGGTTCGCCGTTCACCGCGCCGCGCGGGTCCAACGAGCGCTCCTGGCTGTATCGCATCCGTCCGTCGGTGAAGCATTCCGGCCGCTTCGCCAAGGTCGATGCCGGGCTGTGGCGCACCGCGCCCTGCCACGAGCAGGAGATCACGGTGCAGCAACTGCGCTGGGATCCGACACCATTGCCATCGGGCGATGTGACGTTCCTGCAGGGCGTGCAGACCATGACGACGGCCGGCGACGCCGCGACGCAGGCCGGCATGGCCGCGCATGTCTACGTCATCACCAAGTCGATGGTCGACCAGCATTTCTACAATGCCGACGGCGAGCTGATGTTCGTCCTGCAGCAGGGGCGCCTCAAGCTCGTCACCGAGTTCGGCCGCATCGATGCGGAGCCCGGCGAGATCGTCGTGATCCCGCGCGGCGTCAAGTTCCGAGTCGAGATCCCGGCGGGGCCGGCGCGCGGCTATCTCTGCGAGAACTATGGCGGCGCCTTCACGCTGCCGGAGCGCGGACCGATCGGCGCCAACTGCCTCGCCAATGCCCGCGACTTCCTGACGCCGGTCGCCTCCTACGAGGACAAGGACACCCCGACCGAGCTCTACGTCAAGTGGGGCGGCGCGCTGTTCAAGACCGAGCTCGAACATTCTCCGATCGACGTCGTCGCCTGGCACGGCAACTACGCGCCCTACAAATACGACCTGCGCACCTTCTCGCCGGTCGGCGCCATCGGCTTCGACCATCCCGATCCGTCCATCTTCACCGTGCTGACCTCGCCGTCGGAGACGGCCGGCACCGCCAACATCGACTTCGTGATCTTCCCCGAGCGCTGGATGGTGGCCGACAACACCTTCCGTCCGCCGTGGTATCACATGAACATCATGTCGGAGTTCATGGGGCTGATCTACGGCGTCTACGACGCCAAGCCGCAGGGCTTTGTGCCGGGTGGCATGAGCCTGCACAACTGCATGCTGCCGCACGGGCCGGATCGCGAGGCGTTCGATCACGCCAGCAATGGCGAGTTGAAGCCGGTCAAGCTCACAGGCACCATGGCCTTCATGTTCGAGACGCGCTTTCCCCAGCGCATCACGAAGCATGCGGCGGAGTCCGGCACCTTGCAGCCGGACTATGCCGATTGCTGGAACGGGCTCGAAAAGCGCTTCGATCCGAACCGGCCGTA
- a CDS encoding MBL fold metallo-hydrolase, with product MAKGFASTTDLAEKKVTFSEIGPDLYAFTAEGDPNSAVIVGDDGCIVFDAQATPAMANKVIERVRTVTDKPIKYVVLSHYHAVRVLGASAYHAQGIVASQETRRLIVERGQQDWDSEYGRFPRLFQDAESIPGLTWPTLTFEGEMTIHLGKREVQLIQLGAGHTSGDIVAWVPDAEVMFSGDLIEYHSACYCGDAYLREWPSTLNEIRDFNPKAIAPGRGDALKGEATVREAIAMTRDFVTSLYGAAEMSVAKGRSLKESMAATREVMDPKFSSFAIYEHCLPFNVSRAYDEASGIDDPVIWTAERDREMWARLQGEG from the coding sequence ATGGCGAAGGGTTTCGCATCGACCACGGATCTCGCCGAGAAGAAGGTCACCTTCTCGGAGATCGGCCCGGATCTCTATGCTTTCACGGCGGAGGGCGATCCGAACTCTGCGGTGATCGTCGGCGACGACGGCTGCATCGTGTTCGACGCGCAGGCGACGCCGGCGATGGCGAACAAGGTGATCGAGCGGGTCAGGACCGTGACCGACAAGCCGATCAAATATGTCGTGCTGTCGCACTATCACGCCGTGCGCGTGCTCGGCGCCTCGGCCTATCATGCGCAGGGCATCGTCGCCTCGCAGGAGACGCGCCGGCTGATCGTCGAGCGCGGCCAGCAGGATTGGGACTCCGAATACGGCCGCTTCCCGCGCCTGTTCCAGGACGCCGAGAGCATTCCCGGCCTGACCTGGCCGACGCTGACCTTCGAGGGCGAGATGACGATCCATCTCGGCAAGCGCGAGGTGCAGCTGATCCAACTCGGCGCCGGCCACACCTCCGGCGACATCGTCGCCTGGGTGCCGGACGCCGAGGTGATGTTCTCCGGCGACCTGATCGAATATCACTCGGCCTGCTATTGCGGCGACGCCTATTTGCGCGAATGGCCGTCGACCTTGAACGAGATCCGCGACTTCAATCCCAAGGCGATCGCGCCCGGTCGCGGCGATGCGCTGAAGGGCGAGGCCACCGTGCGCGAGGCGATCGCCATGACGCGCGACTTCGTCACGTCGCTGTATGGCGCGGCCGAGATGTCGGTCGCGAAGGGACGCAGCCTGAAGGAGTCGATGGCGGCGACGCGCGAGGTGATGGATCCGAAATTCTCGAGCTTCGCCATCTACGAGCACTGCCTGCCGTTCAACGTGTCGCGCGCCTATGACGAGGCCAGCGGCATCGACGATCCCGTGATCTGGACCGCCGAGCGCGACCGCGAGATGTGGGCCCGCTTGCAAGGAGAAGGATGA
- a CDS encoding DUF2783 domain-containing protein gives MTLSTASNFAKPDDAFRAIVEAHRGLSDLESADLDAALVLILANHIGDIGVLGEAIALAKRSMADAGQQQQQQQQ, from the coding sequence ATGACGCTCTCGACCGCTTCCAATTTCGCCAAGCCCGACGATGCCTTCCGCGCCATTGTCGAAGCGCATCGCGGCCTCTCGGACCTCGAAAGCGCCGATCTCGATGCGGCGTTGGTCCTGATCCTCGCCAATCACATCGGTGACATCGGTGTGCTGGGCGAGGCGATCGCGCTGGCGAAACGCAGCATGGCGGATGCCGGCCAACAGCAACAACAGCAGCAGCAATAG
- a CDS encoding FAD-dependent oxidoreductase encodes MVQANPGQGASQAKVQFGYHRHEDQDQATPAAHPVVVVGAGPVGLSFAIDLAQRGHTVVVLDDADRIGEGSRAICFSKRSLEYWDRLGVGDRMVDKGVVWNVGRIFHGPSELYQFNLLPEPGHKRPAFINLQQFYAEAYLVDRVNALPAISLRWRNKVSALEQRNDHVVLTIETPDGPYRLSAQYVIACDGARSSLRQMVGAGFSGKVFEDQFLIADVRMTAEFPTERWFWFDPPFHAGRSALLHRQPDNVWRIDLQLSRYADPNVEKQPENVRPRIARMLGHDQFEFEWISLYKFQCRRMERFIHGRVVFAGDSAHQVSPFGARGANSGLEDAENLAWKLDRVLRGTSPATLLETYHLERSAAADENIRESTRATDFMAPNSHQEARLRKVVLALARDTEFGKRMVNGGRLSVPSVYQTPLSTEDDEAWHSGPRPGTSMPDAPLETADGRHLHLTDAFNAQGRRFTLLSFANGEAIDVPDDVGVVSIGGPNGLADGEGFAGKRYGAEPGTSYLLRPDGYVAARFRHPSRAAIAAAVARASGLN; translated from the coding sequence ATGGTGCAGGCCAATCCGGGGCAGGGCGCGAGCCAGGCGAAGGTTCAGTTCGGCTATCATCGGCACGAAGACCAGGATCAGGCCACGCCGGCCGCGCATCCGGTCGTCGTCGTGGGTGCGGGTCCCGTCGGGCTGTCGTTTGCCATCGATCTTGCGCAGCGCGGCCATACGGTCGTGGTGCTCGATGATGCCGACCGGATCGGCGAGGGCTCGCGCGCGATCTGCTTCTCCAAGCGCTCGCTGGAATATTGGGATCGCCTCGGCGTTGGCGACCGGATGGTCGACAAGGGCGTGGTGTGGAACGTCGGCCGCATCTTCCACGGTCCGTCCGAGCTCTATCAGTTCAACCTGCTGCCGGAGCCCGGGCACAAGCGGCCGGCCTTCATCAACCTGCAGCAGTTCTACGCCGAGGCCTATCTCGTCGATCGCGTCAACGCGCTGCCGGCGATCTCGCTGCGCTGGCGCAACAAGGTCAGCGCGCTCGAACAGCGCAACGATCATGTCGTGCTGACGATCGAGACGCCGGACGGCCCCTATCGGCTGTCGGCGCAATATGTGATCGCCTGCGACGGCGCGCGCTCGTCGCTGCGCCAGATGGTCGGCGCGGGTTTTTCCGGCAAGGTGTTCGAGGATCAGTTCCTGATCGCCGACGTCAGGATGACGGCCGAATTCCCCACCGAGCGCTGGTTCTGGTTCGATCCGCCGTTCCATGCCGGGCGCTCGGCGCTGTTGCACCGGCAGCCGGACAATGTCTGGCGCATCGACCTGCAGCTCAGCCGCTATGCCGATCCCAACGTCGAGAAGCAGCCGGAGAATGTGCGGCCCCGGATCGCGCGCATGCTCGGCCATGATCAGTTCGAATTCGAATGGATCTCGCTCTACAAATTCCAGTGCCGGCGCATGGAGCGCTTCATTCATGGTCGCGTCGTCTTCGCTGGCGATTCCGCCCATCAGGTCTCGCCGTTCGGCGCACGCGGTGCCAATTCGGGGCTGGAGGATGCCGAGAATCTGGCCTGGAAGCTCGATCGCGTGCTGCGCGGAACCTCGCCCGCGACGCTGCTCGAAACCTACCATCTGGAGCGAAGCGCGGCCGCCGACGAAAACATTCGCGAATCCACGCGGGCGACGGATTTCATGGCGCCGAATTCGCACCAGGAAGCGCGGCTGCGCAAGGTGGTGCTCGCGCTCGCCAGGGACACCGAATTCGGCAAGCGCATGGTCAATGGCGGCCGGCTGTCGGTTCCCTCGGTCTACCAGACGCCGTTGTCGACCGAAGACGACGAGGCCTGGCACAGTGGCCCTCGTCCGGGAACATCGATGCCGGATGCGCCCCTCGAGACGGCAGACGGACGGCACCTTCACCTTACCGATGCATTCAATGCTCAGGGCCGGCGTTTCACCCTGCTGTCTTTTGCCAATGGTGAGGCGATCGATGTACCCGACGATGTCGGTGTCGTCAGCATCGGCGGTCCGAATGGACTTGCCGATGGCGAGGGTTTCGCGGGCAAGCGTTACGGGGCCGAACCCGGCACCTCCTATCTGCTGCGTCCGGATGGCTATGTCGCGGCGCGCTTCCGGCACCCGAGCCGCGCCGCGATCGCGGCGGCGGTCGCACGCGCCTCCGGCCTGAACTGA
- a CDS encoding MarR family transcriptional regulator, whose translation MAKPSTAASRRQAKPVEDDRNAAVPQDDERLDLFKFAPFRLNRLAAEVSAALAVEYRKRYGLDIPEWRVLATLGFRREACSAQYVAACTRTHKSTISRAVTSLLERRLIERVENAEDRREFRLRLTRKGKTLYEELIPRLQQREREIMACLSADERKTFDRLIGKIEASLDLIQTSEEADAKQAY comes from the coding sequence TTGGCGAAGCCATCTACCGCGGCGTCCAGGCGGCAGGCGAAGCCGGTCGAGGATGACCGAAATGCGGCAGTGCCGCAGGACGACGAGCGGCTCGACCTGTTCAAGTTCGCGCCATTTCGGCTCAACCGTCTGGCCGCCGAGGTGAGCGCGGCGCTCGCCGTCGAGTATCGGAAGCGCTACGGGCTCGACATTCCGGAATGGCGCGTGCTGGCGACGCTCGGCTTCCGCCGCGAGGCCTGCAGCGCGCAATATGTCGCAGCGTGCACCCGCACGCACAAATCGACCATCAGCCGGGCCGTGACGTCGTTGCTGGAGCGGCGGCTGATCGAGCGCGTCGAGAACGCCGAGGATCGCCGCGAGTTCCGTCTGCGCCTGACACGTAAGGGCAAGACGCTGTACGAGGAGCTGATCCCGCGTTTGCAGCAGCGCGAGCGCGAAATCATGGCATGCCTGTCCGCCGACGAGCGCAAGACGTTCGACCGCCTGATCGGCAAGATCGAGGCAAGCCTCGATCTGATCCAGACCAGCGAGGAGGCCGATGCGAAGCAGGCCTATTGA
- a CDS encoding adenylate/guanylate cyclase domain-containing protein encodes MNEVENRGWSLRQGLFAKYVVSLVGLVVFVLAVNGATETWISYQSTKASLTAAMAEKANASARRIDQALSDLQRQISWVTRASANTLELRRADYVQLLSQAPAVRQLYQLDGQGREQLRVSRTSISFASGNDLSRDLRFTDTVTHGSNFSAVTFKGAQPMMSISVAHSGFNAGVTVADIDLDFLEDFMTEAQIGKVGTAYVIDPRGQVLASSARGPAVGQDLSELPQVAAVLTPDGEPLASGTDGEGHAVLSAAATLPKLGWAVFFEQSTAHALAPIRDQLLRGALLIALGLAVAILAGSVLARRMLVPITALRAGARKLGAGDFAQRIEVRTHDELEELADQFNSMAGQLAQSYAVLEAKVEERTRDLAQSINELKVLEEVGRAVASSLDLNAVLPTVAARALEITKTDAVLIYSYEAAERRFRLVEAKGVDRDGPHNVLDERTSLLSDSVRSGEPIAIAELENAPDHPLRDVAVAAGFHAVLFTPLVDQQGVLGALVVLRRSAGTFPPNLIGLMRTFANQAVLAMRNARLFTEVDQKGRELALTHATVQQQAEKLTEQTEQLREWNKSLEERVEKQLAEIERIRRLERFLAPQVAQIIASSDGHDALLESHRREVTVVFCDLRGFTAFTETTEPEEAMNVLREYHAALGKLIFKYEGTLDRYAGDGVMILFNAPIPFEDHTTRAVKMALEMRDEIGQLTERWKNRGHSLGFGVGIALGYATLGQVGFEHRLEYAAIGSVTNLASRLCDEAKAGQVIVSRRVFGVVEQSVDARPIDDLHLKGFNHPVLAMEILRWRGEGADVVEVEERRRSSATNK; translated from the coding sequence ATGAACGAGGTCGAGAACAGAGGCTGGTCGTTGCGGCAGGGCCTGTTCGCCAAATACGTCGTGTCGCTGGTCGGGCTCGTCGTGTTCGTCCTGGCCGTGAATGGCGCGACCGAAACCTGGATCAGCTATCAGTCCACCAAGGCGAGCCTGACCGCCGCCATGGCCGAAAAGGCCAACGCCAGCGCCCGGCGGATCGATCAGGCGCTCTCGGATCTGCAGCGACAGATCAGCTGGGTGACGCGGGCGAGCGCCAATACGCTGGAGCTCCGCCGCGCCGACTATGTACAACTGCTGAGTCAGGCGCCGGCTGTGCGGCAGCTGTATCAGCTCGACGGCCAGGGCCGGGAACAGCTCCGCGTGTCGCGCACCTCGATCTCGTTTGCCTCGGGCAACGACTTGTCACGCGATCTGCGCTTCACCGACACCGTCACGCACGGAAGCAATTTCTCCGCCGTGACCTTCAAGGGCGCGCAGCCGATGATGTCGATCTCGGTCGCGCATTCCGGCTTCAATGCCGGTGTGACTGTGGCCGACATCGACCTCGACTTTCTCGAAGACTTCATGACCGAGGCGCAGATCGGCAAGGTCGGCACCGCCTACGTGATCGATCCGCGGGGCCAGGTGTTGGCGAGCTCGGCGAGGGGACCGGCGGTCGGTCAGGACCTCTCCGAGCTGCCGCAGGTCGCGGCGGTGCTCACGCCGGATGGCGAGCCGCTGGCCTCCGGCACCGACGGCGAGGGGCACGCGGTGCTCTCGGCGGCCGCGACGCTGCCCAAGCTCGGCTGGGCCGTGTTCTTCGAGCAGTCCACGGCTCACGCGCTGGCGCCGATCCGCGATCAGCTGTTGCGCGGTGCGCTGTTGATCGCGCTCGGCCTTGCGGTTGCGATCCTCGCGGGCTCGGTGCTGGCGCGACGCATGCTCGTCCCGATCACCGCGTTGCGCGCCGGCGCGCGCAAGCTCGGCGCCGGCGATTTCGCCCAGCGCATCGAGGTGAGGACGCATGACGAACTGGAGGAGCTCGCCGATCAGTTCAACAGCATGGCCGGCCAGCTCGCGCAGTCCTATGCCGTGCTGGAAGCCAAGGTCGAGGAACGCACGCGGGATCTGGCCCAGTCGATCAATGAGCTGAAGGTGCTCGAGGAGGTTGGCCGCGCGGTGGCCTCCTCGCTCGATCTCAATGCGGTGCTGCCGACGGTGGCGGCCCGGGCACTGGAGATCACCAAGACCGACGCCGTGCTGATCTATTCCTATGAGGCCGCCGAACGCCGCTTCAGGCTGGTGGAGGCCAAGGGCGTCGACCGGGACGGCCCGCACAATGTGCTGGACGAGCGGACGAGCCTGCTCTCCGACTCCGTGCGCAGCGGCGAGCCGATCGCGATCGCCGAGCTGGAAAACGCGCCCGATCACCCGCTGCGCGACGTCGCGGTTGCCGCCGGCTTTCACGCCGTGCTGTTCACGCCGCTGGTCGATCAGCAGGGCGTGCTCGGCGCGCTCGTGGTGCTCCGCCGGTCGGCCGGTACGTTCCCGCCGAACCTGATCGGACTGATGCGAACGTTCGCCAACCAGGCCGTGCTGGCGATGCGCAACGCACGACTGTTCACCGAGGTCGATCAGAAGGGCCGCGAGCTCGCGCTGACCCACGCGACGGTGCAGCAGCAGGCCGAAAAGCTCACCGAGCAGACCGAGCAGCTGCGCGAATGGAACAAGTCGCTCGAGGAGCGCGTCGAGAAGCAACTGGCGGAGATCGAGCGGATCAGGCGGCTGGAGCGCTTCCTGGCGCCGCAGGTGGCGCAGATCATCGCGTCGTCGGACGGCCATGATGCGCTGCTGGAAAGCCACCGCCGCGAGGTCACGGTGGTGTTCTGCGATCTGCGCGGCTTCACAGCGTTTACCGAGACGACCGAGCCCGAAGAGGCGATGAACGTGCTCCGTGAATATCACGCCGCGCTCGGCAAGCTCATCTTCAAATATGAGGGCACGCTCGATCGCTATGCCGGCGACGGCGTGATGATCCTGTTCAATGCGCCAATCCCGTTCGAGGACCACACGACGCGCGCGGTGAAGATGGCGCTCGAAATGCGCGACGAGATCGGCCAATTGACGGAGCGCTGGAAAAATCGCGGCCACAGCCTGGGGTTCGGCGTCGGCATCGCACTGGGATATGCGACGCTCGGCCAGGTCGGCTTCGAGCACCGGCTCGAATACGCCGCGATCGGCAGCGTCACCAATCTCGCCTCGCGGCTGTGCGACGAGGCAAAGGCAGGCCAAGTGATCGTGTCGCGCCGGGTGTTCGGCGTCGTCGAACAGTCGGTCGATGCCAGGCCGATCGATGACCTGCATCTCAAGGGCTTCAATCACCCGGTGCTGGCGATGGAGATCTTGCGCTGGCGGGGGGAGGGCGCCGACGTGGTCGAAGTCGAGGAGCGGCGGCGATCGTCGGCGACTAACAAGTAG
- a CDS encoding AsmA family protein codes for MKALKIAGGLIGAVIVVLALALAFGLPASFLTVAIQDRVERDTGYRLSIAGSASVSLWPSLHATLTDITLQDPKERDGNNRLTIGKLQADMALSSLWSGRPDIGEIIIDKPTLYLPLLRERLRDNAPRSRASAKSEAAPAARIERITVRDGAVILSNPRDRVENRLEGIGATAFLSDGKVKITGTARAGDRPVTFDLTAAAPALPIERQTLPVDFKIDMASAFRGSLAGRADVRLNGPVVMINGLSGTLGDGDFNGWASVDLASKPLVKVDLDVRRLDLGAPAAQGSAAASGWSTAAIDLRGLNYVDARVKLSATDVVLSGARLGPLDLEASLAGGLLKATVANLGAYEGQASGEVVIDASTGNPAYAMHCDLVGIRALPLLSSVAGFDKLEARMQGKLALRSSGASQQALMSNLSGSAFLLFQDGAIRGINVAQMIRSLTSNPLSGWQDSKELTTDLTQLSASFQVERGQAATSDLNLVGPLVKVAGTGTIDLGNRALAMRVEPKLVMTTEGQGRTSEPIGLGIPVVIDGPWSQPRFYPDMAGILDNPDAAYARLKQMGQGLFGKDGVGLNNLINGIGGLIGNSAPTGAAGPNGAPSTAAPNAQAPAAGQSDLLGGDLGSAIGNLIQQGLQAAQPQAKSRGRTLVAPQDGAVSRPPGDAGRGAAEAAPAEPVQDGAQDSQPMNDVLKRIFNR; via the coding sequence ATGAAGGCATTGAAGATCGCAGGCGGTTTGATTGGCGCCGTCATCGTCGTGCTGGCTCTGGCGCTGGCTTTTGGACTTCCGGCGAGCTTCCTCACGGTGGCCATCCAGGACCGCGTCGAGCGTGACACCGGCTATCGCCTGAGCATCGCCGGCTCGGCGAGCGTCAGCCTGTGGCCGTCGCTGCATGCGACCCTGACGGACATCACCCTGCAGGATCCGAAGGAGCGGGACGGCAACAATCGGCTGACGATCGGCAAGCTGCAGGCCGACATGGCGCTGTCGAGCCTGTGGTCCGGCCGGCCCGACATCGGCGAGATCATCATCGACAAGCCCACACTTTATCTGCCGCTGCTGCGCGAACGGCTGCGGGACAATGCGCCGCGCAGTCGTGCCTCGGCGAAGTCGGAAGCGGCGCCTGCGGCCCGGATCGAACGGATCACCGTCAGGGACGGCGCCGTCATCCTCTCCAACCCGCGCGACCGCGTCGAGAATCGACTCGAGGGCATCGGCGCGACGGCGTTTCTGTCCGATGGCAAGGTCAAGATCACGGGTACGGCCCGGGCCGGCGACCGTCCGGTGACCTTCGACCTCACAGCGGCCGCGCCCGCGCTGCCTATTGAGCGCCAGACGCTGCCGGTCGATTTCAAGATCGACATGGCTTCTGCATTCCGCGGGAGTCTTGCCGGCCGCGCCGACGTTCGGCTGAATGGCCCGGTGGTGATGATCAACGGCCTCAGCGGCACGCTTGGCGACGGCGATTTCAACGGCTGGGCCTCGGTCGATCTGGCGAGCAAGCCGCTGGTGAAGGTCGATCTCGACGTTCGCCGGCTCGACTTGGGAGCGCCTGCCGCGCAGGGCTCTGCCGCCGCGTCGGGATGGAGCACGGCGGCAATCGACTTGCGGGGTCTGAACTACGTCGATGCGCGCGTGAAGCTGTCGGCGACGGATGTCGTTCTCTCCGGGGCTCGCCTCGGTCCGCTCGATCTCGAAGCCTCGCTGGCCGGCGGCCTGCTGAAGGCGACCGTCGCCAATCTCGGCGCCTATGAGGGGCAGGCCAGTGGCGAGGTCGTGATCGACGCCTCCACGGGCAATCCGGCCTATGCGATGCACTGTGATCTCGTCGGCATCCGGGCGCTGCCGCTGCTCTCGAGCGTCGCCGGATTCGACAAGCTCGAAGCGCGGATGCAGGGCAAGCTGGCCTTGCGCTCCAGCGGCGCCAGCCAGCAGGCTCTCATGAGCAACCTGAGCGGCTCGGCGTTCCTGCTGTTCCAGGACGGCGCGATCCGCGGCATCAACGTTGCGCAGATGATCCGCTCACTGACGTCCAATCCGCTGTCGGGATGGCAGGATTCGAAGGAACTGACGACCGATCTCACGCAGCTCTCGGCCTCGTTTCAGGTCGAGCGGGGACAGGCCGCCACCAGTGACCTCAACCTGGTCGGACCGCTGGTCAAGGTCGCCGGTACGGGGACGATCGATCTGGGGAATCGGGCGCTGGCGATGCGGGTCGAGCCGAAGCTCGTGATGACGACCGAGGGGCAGGGCCGCACCTCGGAGCCGATAGGCCTCGGGATTCCCGTCGTCATCGACGGCCCCTGGAGTCAGCCGCGCTTCTACCCCGACATGGCCGGCATCCTCGACAATCCGGATGCTGCCTACGCCAGGCTCAAGCAGATGGGCCAGGGCCTGTTCGGCAAGGACGGGGTCGGGCTGAACAATTTGATCAACGGCATCGGCGGCCTCATCGGAAATTCTGCGCCCACCGGTGCTGCTGGTCCGAACGGCGCGCCGTCAACGGCAGCCCCGAATGCGCAGGCCCCGGCGGCCGGCCAATCCGACCTGCTCGGCGGCGATCTCGGATCGGCGATCGGCAATCTGATTCAGCAAGGACTGCAGGCCGCGCAGCCGCAAGCCAAGAGCCGCGGCCGTACGCTGGTTGCGCCCCAGGACGGCGCTGTTTCTCGGCCTCCGGGCGACGCCGGCCGGGGCGCGGCAGAGGCCGCTCCCGCCGAGCCCGTGCAGGACGGTGCGCAGGACAGCCAGCCGATGAACGACGTTCTGAAGCGCATCTTCAATAGGTAA
- a CDS encoding Crp/Fnr family transcriptional regulator: MSKQAEFAVILKMNPMFADLGADELQRISSLCHTQHLSAGEVLFQKGDPGNALFGVRRGQIRIETGATDGSRLTLNFMGPGDLFGEVAVLDGQERTADATAGEATELFVLRREDFLSFLEREPKVAIRIIQLLCQRIRWQSERMEESVLQPLPVRLARRLCALAEDFGSEVHISQEQLGIFVGAARESVNRQLQAWRKDKILDLQRGRILLHDLTKLNTIARND, encoded by the coding sequence ATGAGCAAGCAGGCCGAATTTGCGGTCATTCTGAAGATGAACCCGATGTTCGCCGACCTCGGCGCGGACGAGCTGCAGCGAATCTCGAGCCTCTGCCACACCCAGCATCTGTCGGCGGGCGAGGTGCTGTTCCAGAAGGGCGACCCCGGCAATGCCCTGTTCGGGGTGCGGCGCGGCCAGATTCGCATCGAGACCGGTGCCACCGACGGCAGCCGGCTGACGCTTAACTTCATGGGGCCCGGCGATCTGTTCGGCGAGGTCGCCGTGCTGGACGGGCAGGAGCGCACGGCCGACGCCACCGCCGGTGAAGCGACCGAACTGTTCGTGCTTCGCCGCGAGGATTTCCTCAGCTTCCTGGAACGTGAGCCCAAGGTGGCGATCAGGATCATTCAGCTGCTGTGCCAGCGCATCCGCTGGCAGAGCGAGCGAATGGAGGAATCGGTGCTGCAGCCGCTGCCGGTCCGGCTGGCACGCCGGCTGTGCGCCCTGGCGGAGGATTTCGGCTCCGAGGTTCATATCTCGCAGGAACAGCTTGGCATCTTCGTCGGCGCGGCGCGTGAAAGCGTGAACCGCCAGTTGCAGGCCTGGCGCAAGGACAAGATCCTGGATCTGCAACGCGGCCGCATCCTTCTGCATGACCTGACCAAGCTGAACACGATCGCACGCAACGACTAA